A stretch of Thermomicrobium roseum DSM 5159 DNA encodes these proteins:
- a CDS encoding nitrous oxide reductase accessory protein NosL translates to MTRRLFLMVLLGSLSAGACRRQKALTPPEIRLGRDVCSECGMIISDRRFAAAAATANGDTTLFDDIGCLLTYRQKYSPAWAAIWVHDFESQTWMDAPAARYLVSSGVRSPMGWGIAAFADPSMAEAQQRELGGELVTWDELLARPLQRPR, encoded by the coding sequence ATGACCCGTCGGCTGTTTCTCATGGTGCTCTTGGGAAGCCTCTCGGCAGGAGCATGCCGGCGTCAGAAAGCGCTCACCCCACCGGAGATCCGCCTCGGGCGCGATGTCTGCAGCGAGTGCGGGATGATCATCTCCGATCGGCGTTTTGCGGCTGCTGCCGCGACGGCGAACGGCGATACGACGCTCTTCGACGACATCGGCTGCCTGCTCACCTATCGACAGAAGTATTCCCCCGCATGGGCAGCCATCTGGGTGCACGATTTCGAGAGCCAAACCTGGATGGATGCGCCCGCCGCCCGCTACCTGGTGAGTTCCGGTGTCCGCTCGCCGATGGGTTGGGGGATCGCGGCCTTCGCCGACCCGAGCATGGCCGAGGCGCAGCAGCGCGAACTCGGCGGTGAGCTGGTGACCTGGGACGAACTGCTCGCTCGGCCGCTTCAGCGCCCCCGCTAG
- a CDS encoding ABC transporter permease: MGGKAFVVLAQKELRDAFRNRWFIADALALLILSLALSLLVSLTGAASPVSGFGRTAASLVNLMLLLVPLMGITLGALAIAGDRERGALEFWLTQPVSTATFFLAKALGMGAALAAAVLVGFGASSVVLLLVGATDPFAFLALAGLTVLLAWASLALGLLLSSRCARTSTAVSLGLGAWLLLVLLGDLGLMGTALAVRLPPAWLLAIALGNPVETYRIAALRLLAGTLELLGPAGLYADERFGASLWILLPTTLLLWIAAGTGFAYIVLRREVSR; encoded by the coding sequence ATGGGTGGTAAGGCGTTCGTCGTCCTGGCCCAGAAAGAGCTCCGCGATGCGTTCCGCAACCGCTGGTTCATCGCCGATGCGCTCGCGCTCCTTATCCTGAGTCTCGCTCTGTCGCTGCTCGTTTCCCTGACCGGCGCTGCCAGCCCGGTCAGCGGCTTCGGGCGTACAGCCGCTAGTCTCGTCAACCTCATGCTCCTGCTCGTCCCCTTGATGGGGATCACGCTGGGAGCGCTGGCTATCGCGGGAGACCGGGAGCGGGGCGCGCTCGAGTTCTGGCTGACGCAGCCGGTCAGCACTGCGACCTTCTTTCTGGCCAAGGCGCTGGGCATGGGAGCAGCGCTGGCGGCCGCCGTTCTCGTCGGCTTCGGGGCGAGTTCCGTCGTGCTCCTCCTCGTTGGCGCCACCGATCCGTTCGCCTTCCTCGCCCTGGCCGGCTTGACCGTGCTCCTGGCGTGGGCTTCCCTCGCGCTTGGGCTCTTGCTCTCCAGTCGCTGTGCCCGCACCAGCACTGCCGTGAGCCTGGGCCTCGGTGCCTGGCTCCTCCTCGTCCTGCTCGGCGACTTGGGGCTCATGGGAACTGCGCTGGCTGTCCGTCTCCCCCCAGCTTGGCTCCTAGCCATCGCGCTGGGCAACCCGGTGGAGACCTATCGTATCGCCGCATTGCGCTTGCTCGCTGGCACCTTGGAGTTGCTCGGACCGGCCGGGCTCTATGCTGACGAGCGGTTCGGGGCCAGTCTCTGGATCTTGCTGCCAACGACGCTCCTTCTCTGGATCGCCGCGGGCACCGGTTTCGCCTACATCGTTCTGCGCCGGGAGGTGTCGCGATGA
- the nosD gene encoding nitrous oxide reductase family maturation protein NosD produces MRRFVLAAALALLLTPLAPVQATSPGEILVCPDCPQRDLAAAIAAAPAGAVIRVRGGYYPGPLVIDRPVTLLGEDWPIIDGGGRSTVVHVAAPEVHLEGFVVRGSGTSHDREDSGILVTAAQARIIGNRVLDSLFGIQLLDAPDGLVQENLVVGKPLPEPQRGDGIKLWYSPRARVVGNHVQDSRDVLVWYSDGTLVEGNLVERGRYGIHFMYSNDSTIERNVLRDNSVGLYLMYGARMTVRGNVFLHNRGPSGHGLALKETDGALVEGNLMLRNRVGLYIDNSPISENVVNRISGNWIAYNDIGLLVSPATRRNVIAGNTMLENIEQAVPQGGGTLQHLSWEENGRGNFWSDYAGYDADRDGIGDLPYESRALSSALTDRAPLLAFFRFSIAAMALDLAARAVPLFQPPPRLADPSPLVAATPWPAVPWDAPAPAPYRAFLSLGVLGLALLPLLVAFRRPRPALALAGAPAASTSTISCLAPEQADLEQEIAAVAPVIQVNQLRKRYGERMVLDGVSFAVQPGEAVALWGPNGAGKTTILRCLLGRTNYEGTVSVFGRSPLRDGPAVRARIGYVPQQLPLLDLPVGELVTTIAQLRGEPLERAWERLRTFGLEQAWHQPMRTLSGGMQQRLALVLATIADPPLLLLDEPTANLDATAREDLLAVLERLRDEGRTIVFASHRPDDVWRLATRVLRLQDGHLVAESRSVFQPKQDVQQLLVLQLEEEALQPATHLLSAHGFLAYRVGHEVRVLVTRDRKAEPFFLLARVGIRVRDFRLEASDGW; encoded by the coding sequence ATGCGACGGTTCGTCCTCGCTGCAGCACTCGCGCTCCTGCTGACGCCACTCGCCCCGGTTCAGGCCACCAGTCCCGGGGAGATTCTCGTCTGCCCGGACTGCCCACAGCGCGATCTCGCGGCCGCGATCGCCGCGGCACCGGCTGGCGCAGTGATTCGCGTGCGCGGTGGGTACTATCCTGGGCCGCTGGTGATCGATCGCCCCGTGACGCTGCTCGGCGAGGACTGGCCGATCATCGACGGCGGTGGAAGAAGCACCGTCGTCCACGTGGCAGCGCCGGAGGTGCATCTCGAGGGGTTCGTGGTCCGCGGCAGCGGCACCAGCCACGACCGCGAGGATTCCGGGATCCTGGTCACGGCAGCGCAGGCGCGCATCATCGGCAACCGGGTGCTCGACAGCCTCTTCGGTATCCAGCTGCTCGATGCACCCGACGGACTCGTGCAAGAAAATCTCGTCGTCGGCAAACCACTTCCCGAACCACAACGCGGTGACGGGATCAAGCTCTGGTACAGCCCACGTGCCCGCGTCGTCGGCAATCATGTGCAGGACAGCCGGGACGTGCTGGTCTGGTATTCTGACGGGACGCTCGTGGAGGGCAACCTGGTCGAGCGCGGCCGTTACGGCATTCATTTCATGTACTCCAACGACAGCACGATCGAGCGCAACGTCCTGCGCGATAACTCGGTCGGCCTCTACCTCATGTACGGCGCACGCATGACCGTTCGCGGCAACGTCTTCCTGCACAACCGCGGCCCCTCCGGGCACGGGCTCGCGCTCAAGGAGACGGATGGGGCCCTGGTGGAAGGAAACCTGATGCTGCGTAATCGAGTCGGCCTTTATATCGACAACTCCCCGATCTCCGAAAACGTCGTCAATCGGATCAGCGGGAACTGGATCGCCTACAATGATATCGGGCTCCTCGTCAGCCCGGCGACTCGCCGCAACGTGATCGCCGGCAATACGATGCTCGAGAACATCGAGCAGGCTGTTCCGCAAGGTGGCGGGACGCTCCAGCATCTCTCCTGGGAGGAAAACGGACGCGGGAATTTCTGGAGCGACTATGCCGGCTACGATGCCGACCGCGACGGCATCGGTGACCTCCCGTACGAGAGCCGGGCACTCTCCAGCGCGCTCACTGATCGCGCGCCGCTCCTCGCCTTCTTCCGCTTCAGCATCGCGGCGATGGCACTCGATCTCGCCGCTCGAGCTGTCCCGCTCTTCCAGCCGCCACCACGACTGGCCGATCCATCCCCGCTGGTCGCCGCGACACCCTGGCCGGCTGTTCCCTGGGACGCGCCAGCTCCAGCCCCTTACCGGGCATTCCTCTCCCTGGGTGTTCTCGGGCTCGCCTTGCTACCGCTCCTTGTGGCGTTCCGACGGCCACGCCCGGCGCTCGCTCTGGCCGGAGCGCCAGCCGCCTCGACGTCCACCATCTCCTGCCTCGCCCCCGAGCAGGCCGATCTCGAGCAGGAGATCGCCGCGGTCGCACCGGTGATCCAGGTCAACCAGCTCCGCAAGCGTTATGGGGAACGCATGGTGCTGGACGGGGTGAGCTTCGCGGTTCAGCCCGGTGAGGCGGTCGCGCTCTGGGGGCCGAACGGGGCAGGGAAGACGACCATCCTGCGTTGCTTGCTCGGGCGAACCAACTACGAGGGAACGGTTTCCGTCTTCGGTCGCTCGCCTCTCCGCGATGGCCCGGCTGTGCGGGCGCGCATCGGCTACGTGCCGCAGCAGCTGCCGCTGCTCGATCTGCCGGTCGGGGAATTGGTGACCACGATCGCCCAGTTGCGCGGTGAACCGCTCGAGCGCGCCTGGGAACGACTGAGAACCTTCGGTCTCGAGCAGGCCTGGCACCAGCCGATGCGCACCCTCTCCGGCGGGATGCAGCAGCGCCTGGCGCTCGTCCTCGCCACCATCGCTGATCCCCCACTGCTCTTGCTCGACGAACCGACCGCCAACCTCGATGCCACCGCCCGCGAGGATCTCTTAGCCGTGCTGGAGCGATTGCGCGACGAGGGGCGGACCATCGTTTTCGCCTCTCACCGGCCGGACGATGTCTGGCGGTTGGCTACCCGCGTCCTCCGCTTGCAAGACGGTCACCTCGTTGCGGAGTCGCGGTCGGTCTTCCAGCCGAAGCAGGATGTGCAGCAACTCCTCGTCCTCCAGCTGGAGGAAGAAGCGTTGCAGCCAGCGACGCACCTTTTGAGCGCGCACGGCTTCCTCGCCTACCGCGTGGGCCACGAGGTGCGTGTCCTCGTCACTCGGGATCGCAAAGCCGAGCCTTTCTTCCTGCTTGCCCGCGTCGGTATCCGCGTCCGCGACTTCCGCTTGGAGGCCTCCGATGGGTGGTAA